In Eriocheir sinensis breed Jianghai 21 chromosome 45, ASM2467909v1, whole genome shotgun sequence, the following proteins share a genomic window:
- the LOC126980884 gene encoding uncharacterized protein C2orf42-like — MPREDKRANFLTDLGRATMRGVRKCPKCGTLNGTRGFSCKNKSCDVIFKEAGEKKKHSTEACRITAGADTQIYSVRVRDKGPDYRGFVQIPLIQSVDGSGDIFIGAEPLGDPMLLLQMGARCYVESCQRKGQQPALCSHIRAASQCYKDATSLTLKNSALNSLPIPQAIKTDIWQLATDTPGPLVQRVSKNIMVVKCKPEALYPLGFLHFSFQQVRNKEEIEYKYYCGCRAFKIQPAARDVSFRKCVHLYACVVAFASDHSLTQEFSYYINMIQNDQGPTSNLRVSSSNGEDNSVTLGESETSLSTVGERSFLILNDSGDSQCQVEVEVLQEDSSSILEGIPISPADNLVTQEDIEGKLEIQLRTPEGIHLRTSDGGTISVHQIPDTLPVTGIKRRQDDSVVQASSALLTLQEGASKKQASSPKRPLTGACARKAKEPVDESTASFSFMTWLGSVTERINQTMHFGFSGKPEPLVFHMPKLFFDCLMERINARSKKKRLPNQTQQFIRKEAVPLGKFTKYTWKIMSDVHVRQIFDITDMPLEVTRNFIQNRDGSYRLFHQRDEDSIYAKGSANQPLLKPQEYKTRLRVGTPPPGQKEPTPFIIEWIPDILPLSLIGELRIKFEFDHLHNGQLLTPRESQRSVGGQTVASVRSQGPLLAPRPQPQPTSQTSSQLPAAEHIISIPITSETENMATILTF; from the exons ATGCCTCGCGAAGACAAAAGGGCCAACTTCCTAACGGACCTAGGAAGGGCCACAATGCGGGGAGTGCGGAAATGCCCCAAATGTGGCACGCTGAATGGAACTCGAGGGTTTTCATGCAAAAATAAGTCCTGTGATGTAATTTTTAAAGAagctggagagaagaaaaagcacTCGACAGAAGCTTGCCGGATCACAGCAGGAGCAGACACTCAG ATATACTCTGTGCGAGTGCGAGACAAAGGTCCAGACTACCGCGGCTTTGTTCAGATTCCTCTGATCCAGTCGGTGGATGGGTCAGGAGACATCTTCATCGGGGCTGAGCCTCTCGGCGACCCAATGCTGCTGCTGCAGATGGGAGCACGCTGCTATGTGGAGTCCTGCCAGAGAAAG GGTCAACAACCAGCCTTATGTTCACACATCCGTGCTGCCTCGCAGTGCTACAAGGACGCAACATCATTGACGTTGAAAAACTCGGCATTGAATTCCTTGCCAATACCACAGGCAATCAAAACTGATATATGGCAGCTTGCAACGGACACTCCCGGCCCCCTGGTGCAGCGAGTCTCCAAAAACATAATGGTGGTGAAGTGTAAACCTGAGGCACTGTACCCACTGGGGTTTTTACATTTCAGTTTCCAGCAG GTCCGGAACAAGGAGGAAATAGAGTACAAGTATTACTGTGGGTGCCGCGCCTTCAAAATCCAGCCGGCCGCCAGGGACGTGTCCTTCCGCAAGTGTGTTCACCTCTATGCCTGTGTGGTGGCCTTTGCCAGTGACCACAGCCTCACTCAGGAGTTTTCTTATTACATCAATATGATACAGAA TGATCAAGGACCAACTTCAAACTTGAGAGTGAGCAGCAGCAATGGCGAGGACAACAGTGTCACCTTGGGGGAGAGTGAAACAAGCCTCAGCACAGTGGGAGAGAGATCCTTCCTCATACTGAATGACTCTGGAGATTCTCAGTGtcaggtggaagtggaggtgcttCAGGAAGACTCTTCATCAATATTGGAGGGCATTCCTATATCCCCGGCAGACAACCTGGTGACTCAG GAGGATATTGAAGGGAAACTTGAAATTCAGCTGAGAACACCGGAGGGCATCCACCTGCGAACCTCAGACGGCGGCACCATATCCGTGCACCAGATCCCCGACACCCTGCCCGTCACCGGCATCAAGCGCCGGCAGGACGACTCGGTGGTCCAGGCCAGCTCGGCCCTCCTCACCCTACAAGAGGGAGCATCAAAAAAG CAAGCGTCCTCACCTAAAAGGCCTTTAACTGGAGCGTGTGCCAGAAAAGCCAAGGAACCTGTGGATGAAAGTACCGCGTCATTTAGTTTCATGACATGGCTTGGAAGTGTTACTGAAAGAATTAATCAGACAATGCATTTTGGCTTTAGTGGTAAACCAGAGCCTCTAGTGTTTCATATGCCAAAGCTATTTTTTGACTGTCTAATGGAAAGAATAAATGCACGATCCAAAAAAAAGAGACTTCCAAATCAGACACAGCAGTTCATAAGGAAAGAGGCTGTGCCTTTAGGAAAGTTTACCAAATATACCTGGAAGATCATGAGTGACGTCCATGTGAGGCAAATATTTGACATCACTGACATGCCACTGGAGGTGACACGGAACTTTATTCAGAATCGAGACGGAAGCTACAGGTTATTCCACCAGCGTGACGAAGACTCCATCTATGCAAAGGGCAGCGCCAACCAGCCTCTGCTGAAGCCACAGGAGTACAAGACGAGGTTACGGGTGGGAACTCCTCCACCCGGCCAGAAAGAACCAACCCCATTCATCATAGAGTGGATACCTGACATCCTCCCGCTGTCTCTTATCGGTGAGTTGCGGATAAAGTTTGAGTTTGACCACTTACACAACGGCCAGCTGCTCACGCCCCGAGAGTCACAAAGGTCTGTTGGCGGCCAGACGGTTGCCTCGGTGAGGAGCCAAGGCCCCCTGCTGGCACCTCGGCCACAGCCGCAGCCAACATCACAAACTTCATCTCAACTTCCTGCAGCGGAACACATCATTAGCATACCAATCACCTCAGAGACAGAAAACATGGCAACAATCCTTACTTTTTAA